The Leptospira sp. WS39.C2 genome contains a region encoding:
- a CDS encoding zinc ribbon domain-containing protein, translating into MDFLLYFYSILFGIILIAPFVLFYYRFQIDESPFGKDTDAHLKAIYEKKSNLLDSLKDIRSDFDSGKLTEEEFQTQSIPYIEALETVESDLLENQKRQTTITQPKINKDWTCANCGSFVSIPNAKFCPNCGTSRMA; encoded by the coding sequence ATGGATTTTCTCTTATATTTCTACTCAATACTATTTGGAATCATTCTCATTGCACCTTTTGTATTATTCTATTATCGCTTCCAAATTGACGAGTCACCATTTGGAAAAGATACAGATGCCCATCTCAAAGCGATTTATGAGAAAAAAAGTAATCTACTAGATTCCTTAAAAGACATCCGATCTGATTTTGATTCAGGAAAATTGACAGAAGAAGAATTCCAAACCCAATCCATTCCTTACATCGAAGCCTTGGAAACAGTGGAATCGGATCTTTTAGAGAATCAAAAACGCCAAACAACAATTACCCAGCCAAAAATTAATAAAGATTGGACATGCGCCAATTGTGGTTCTTTTGTCTCTATTCCCAATGCAAAGTTTTGTCCTAATTGTGGAACAAGTCGGATGGCTTAA
- a CDS encoding succinate CoA transferase: protein MTVNNPLIEEKLKTAEEIASLLPNHVTMGCSGFTPAGYPKLIPAAFAKRIEDEKKSGKTFSINLYAGASTGEELDGVLAKTGALKLRIPYQSNSYLRNLINQGETDFIDMHLSHVVKYIEHGILPKIDVAIVEAIDVTTDGKIYLSTSSGMSATYLQNADSIYIELTDTHPLELKSYHDIYLPNHHAKGGPIPIINPSDRIGDPYVQVPREKIKGIVGSNKPDAATVFKTPDADCQNIAAHVLEFIQHEIQKGRIPKEYLPFQNGVGNIANAVLASMAKDPKFHAIQMYTEVVQDSVFDLIDAGKLEVASTSALTFSELGLKRFHQNISTWKSKFIIRPQEISNHPEVIRRMGLIAMNTAIEIDIYGNVNSTHLMGTSMMNGIGGSGDFTRNSHLSIFMTPSLAKEGNISAIVPMVSHTDHNEHSTMIFVTENGLADLRGCPPKKRAELIIEKCAHPIYRDKLRAYYENALKVSKGKHTPHDLESALSWHVQFLKTGSMK from the coding sequence ATGACTGTAAACAATCCATTGATTGAAGAAAAATTGAAAACTGCCGAAGAAATTGCCTCATTATTACCGAATCATGTGACCATGGGATGTTCAGGATTCACACCTGCTGGTTATCCGAAACTCATACCAGCTGCATTTGCCAAACGAATTGAAGATGAGAAAAAATCGGGAAAAACCTTTTCTATTAATTTATATGCAGGGGCATCCACAGGCGAAGAGTTAGATGGTGTTCTTGCTAAAACTGGTGCCTTAAAATTACGAATCCCTTACCAATCCAACTCATATTTGCGAAATTTGATCAACCAAGGGGAAACCGATTTTATCGATATGCACCTTTCCCATGTAGTCAAATACATCGAACATGGGATATTGCCAAAAATTGATGTTGCTATCGTTGAGGCAATTGATGTAACAACGGATGGGAAAATATATTTATCCACATCTTCTGGTATGAGCGCCACCTATCTACAAAATGCGGATTCCATATATATTGAGTTAACCGATACCCATCCATTAGAGCTTAAAAGTTATCACGACATATATTTACCAAACCACCATGCTAAAGGTGGACCCATACCTATTATAAACCCAAGTGATCGTATAGGAGACCCATATGTCCAAGTGCCTCGGGAAAAAATTAAAGGGATCGTAGGGTCAAACAAACCTGATGCGGCAACCGTTTTCAAAACACCTGATGCCGACTGCCAAAATATTGCCGCTCATGTTTTAGAATTTATCCAACACGAAATTCAAAAAGGAAGGATCCCAAAAGAATACCTTCCTTTCCAGAATGGAGTTGGTAACATCGCTAATGCAGTACTTGCAAGTATGGCGAAGGATCCAAAATTCCATGCAATTCAAATGTATACGGAAGTCGTACAAGATTCTGTTTTTGATTTGATTGACGCAGGGAAACTTGAAGTTGCTTCGACTTCTGCCCTCACCTTTTCTGAATTAGGTTTAAAAAGATTCCATCAAAATATTTCCACTTGGAAATCAAAATTCATTATACGACCGCAAGAGATTTCAAACCATCCAGAAGTTATCAGACGTATGGGTCTCATTGCCATGAACACAGCCATTGAAATAGACATTTACGGAAATGTGAACTCCACTCATCTGATGGGAACATCGATGATGAATGGAATTGGTGGTTCTGGTGACTTCACAAGGAATTCACATCTTAGTATTTTTATGACTCCATCTCTTGCTAAGGAAGGGAATATTTCTGCAATTGTTCCTATGGTTTCGCACACGGACCATAACGAACATTCAACAATGATTTTTGTAACGGAAAATGGATTGGCTGATTTACGTGGATGTCCACCGAAAAAACGAGCAGAACTCATCATTGAAAAATGTGCGCATCCTATTTACCGAGATAAACTTCGTGCTTATTATGAAAATGCATTAAAAGTTTCCAAAGGGAAACATACTCCTCATGATTTAGAATCTGCTTTGTCTTGGCATGTCCAATTTTTAAAAACAGGAAGTATGAAGTGA